One Conger conger chromosome 7, fConCon1.1, whole genome shotgun sequence genomic window, TATAGCTGGCTGTGTGATGAGGTCAGTGTTCATTCTCAAATGAAACATCCATATAATGTTGATTGTCTACTTAGAATTTCCCTggtgtaattataattataatgatcCATTTCGCTGTTGTGGATTTGTACATAGGATTTCTATTATGTACTTTTGTATAGACTTTCTAGAACATGATCAATATAGCTACGAGGTTCTCTGACCACTGCCAGAAAAGCAATTGCCTTGTATATTCAATGCCCGCCTCTGTGTGCAGGCAACTATAGTATGCAGTGCAGACAGTAAGTATttgcacagtgacacattttctgttatttttgctctgtactccagcaaacaaacagttgaaatgaaGCAATCACAATGTGGTTAAGTgtagactttcagctttaattgaaTAATGTTACATCCGGATTGAgcgaaccatgtaggaattacacaaTACAgatattagaaaaaaaaaaaaaccgaacaGCTGCAGTATTATTATAGCCTGCAAGGGACACTATTTTGCTCTTCTGGAAAAATGCATCTCACCTCAGTTATTCCAGTAAATATCTAAAGGTGTAAATGGtttgacaaatgccaatttaCATTTAAACCCTCATAATGTGTTACTTGAGTGTGGTGGGGTTGCACCTGAAGTACCTGAGGAAAAGTGGCCGGATGGCACTGTCTCTCAGGCCATAAATGAGGGGACTTAGACATCGGGGAAGAACAAGGAGGCAAAAAAAGTTCAAGGATTGCAGAGGCACATACAAGGCAGTGGCAGTCTTGACAATCAGAGCCTCAAACAATGTATACAGCAAAGAGGTGATACATAGTCCCAGCTGAAACATGTGGAGCAGCACAGTTTTACAAGCCTTATTGGCTGAATCCTTGTTTGTGGAAGCTGATTTAGCTACTAATGTTATACTAATGTAAATATAGAGGACTATCAGAGCCACAACCACAAGGAAACAAATGGTTAACCAATTGGACAAGACAAGCTGCCATTCCTCAATTAACATCTGCTGCCGTGTACAAAATATGGGTGCAGTGAAAAAGTGGGGATCAAGTGCAATGGTGTAAAATATCTCAATGAGGATGTTAACACAGCTAATGAGCCACATTAGTCCAATAGCGATCGCTGTCCTTCTCTGGGTGGCGATCTCTGTGTGACGCAAAGGGAAGCGAATGGCCACATAGCGCTCCAGTGAAATCACTGCCAGGTTGAGTGGGGTGTTGTGATAAGTGATTACACTAATCAGTACCATGATAGAGCAGACGGCCTTAGACATATGGAGGAATGCCAAGGCAAATAAGTACAACACTATAGTGCCCATCAGATGGACAGAATCATTGATGAGCATGTGGGCAAAGAGGATGTAACGCGAGTCCTCCCTGAATTTTGGTTTGCTCCACAGAATGAAAAACATGATGCCATTCATGAAGGTAAAAAACAATGCTGTAGCCAATATCACAATTACCTCTGTCACCACAACTGCAGTCATTCGTATTACATAGGCTTGCTGGTATATGAATGTGGGCTGTCCAAATGAAACATTGCCCTCCTCCATAGATCTCTTCCTTTTTAACCCAAGAAAAAATGACCCTGaatgtttacaaaaaataaaattgatttctTTTGTCAAAGTAAAATTCAGTAAAATTAGAAGACATTCCTTTGCACAACTGACATAATGTTctgtcacagacacaaagagaCATAGAAACTACAGTAGATCAAAAGGTCTCTTTGAAATCCTAGAATCTATTTGACCACAGTGACCACACTGTAATAAATGCCTATTTACAGGTATTGTACAGTACGCAGGAGTGCCTTTCTTCCAGAATTCAGCCAAATATAATGCACTCTGAACAGCTGGACTCATTTCATATTTGAATAATATCCCAAATATAAATAAGTAACTGAACTGCAATTGAAAGAATCCTTGAGCTCCTTTTGCTGCTGTGCAGCATCTGACAAGCTGTGTGGTTTATTTATATACCATGGTGATACACTGTTGTCATGCCATCCTCACTAGAGTATATGCAATAACACAACTCTCATTAGAATGTTTGTGACCACaaaaggtgtgtgagtgttatgtGGCAGGCAATTAATCAGTTAAGATGACCCACAAGTTGCCTGGAGTGAAACTGAAATATTCCATGTTTCTAAAGCACACATGGCTAAAGAGTAATTGCAATTAATTTACATGGAATGTAGTTTAAGGTTGCAAGACTTATGGCCTATAGTGGGTCCATGATGTCCCTGTAATGTTGGTCAGGGCAACATGGAAAGACATTATATTTTTAGTCAGGCAACCCTTAAAATGGGACAATTTAGTCAAAGGCCACAATTGACATCATGCACAGGAGTGTAGAgttgtgtttttaattgttattgTATCATATTCGTGAAATGTGTAAGTATTTAAATTAAGTGGGGAAGTAACAGCTGTCAGTTGAAATATTTCTGAACCATTTGAAgaatacactttggtttcacaatgtagaaattacagcacattttatacCTCGCCCCATTTCAGGACATGTTAACTTGATGTAAATTAAAGTTGTCATGTTCAGCACTTTGTTGAATATCCTTTGCATACAATGtgtgcttgaagtctgtgacccatacaCATCATGGGAACTTAGTTTGTTTTCTGGTGGTGCTccgccaggcctgtactgtagcCATCTTTAGTTGCTACTAGTTCCAGGGGCTAGTTGCCTTGAGTTTTCTCTTTAgcatatgaaatgcacattCAGTTGTATTCAGACTGGGTGAATGACATCAGTAATcaagaattttccagtttttgaCTTTGAAAAACTGTTGCTTTAGCAATATGCTTGGGATCAATGGGCCTCAGGCAAGAATAACTCATACAAACAGATTTCTTCTTAAATTGCTCGTACAAaggatttaagagaacttggtgCATTAAATAATTTTCTTGTATTTACAATTTCTTCTTAGGTTGGAACAAAACTAACGAGTGGATCTGACCTGCTGTATGAATCATGTGAGCAGCACATTCCattattttctatggagaggtTTGCAGTGCATGAGTCCAGTGAGTGCTGTGCTACTTTCAACGGGCTCACAAAACctggatcaaactttcaaactaagCATTGCAGATCGAATAGGtgcttatttcttgcctcaaatattttcataaacataTTAAGGTGCACTAGTGCACTATTTAGGAGGAATAATACTTTATTAATGGTACGGCATATtgtaatgttttgccaaaaccatTGAgcacagtctacccaatcaggtgctGACTATGCGGTAGACTACATCCCAACATGAAATACTCCTgacttaaattatttttcctacATGCAGAATTTTACATTTCGTTATATTGAATGTTTGCTCACTTCAATTTTTGGATTATGCTTGTTGAATATTTCCCATAACTCCAatttttgtatcatctgcaaatgaaACCAAGGCCCCAGGAAATGCAAAGGCACCAGTACTGATCcctgtttcatttttattatcacCCTCATCTCGTACTTTTTTATCTAAATCATTTTCGGACATCTGAATAAATTATGTCAGAGGCCCGATTCAGGTCATGACCATAATGTGGCTTCCTCAAAAGTCTAATAGGTTTGTTAAACATGACCTCACTTTGCGAAAAACATACTTTCacttaacccattatggactaaggcgccttatagaaaacccataggaTAGCCTAAGAATCACAATGTATTTCATTGTGattgtgtcttgaaaaacggtcatatgatgAAATAAAACGCATCTGTCTGTtatgggagatgtaacatgcaggttgCATCCGCTCATAAGAGGTTAAAGTACTATTGTTTTCAAGGAATCATTACATTTAGTCTTTTATGATAGATTCAAGCATTTTACATACAATATGAGATAAACTGATAGGCCTGTAATTTACAGGGTCAGTATAGTCACCCCTCttaaatattgttattatacTCCCCTGTTTCCAGTTATCTGGCATTTCGCCATGTCGCATGTCGTGACACACCCTGGGGAGGACAGACGAGTTGGAGACcggaaaatacaaaaattccGGATTACACAGGCATTTTATTAAAGGGAATTCTGACGGGGGAagggtgagagagcgagagtgatgccacaaataaacaaaacatcttTGCAGTCACCCTCACGGGAtctgggtaaaaataataaaggcaaaataacaaaggcaaaataaatcaaaccacACTGTTGCTTTTCAGCTCTATAGCTTTCTCCTGTCCTTGCAAACGCTGTCCCTCCTCTCTTTTTCATACCATGACAGCGGTTTGTCAGTCATTtttacagtgaggtctgtaagtatttggacagtggcgcaatttatgttcttttgaatctgtactccaggacattggatttaaaattaaacaatgacaattaaaatgaagttaAAATGCCGATTTAACCTTTGAGGGTgtgtacatccatatcaggtgatctgtgtaggtattgcatccctttttatagaTTATATCATATagtcccattttaggggaccaaaagtaattggacagttgtcttctcagctgtttttggttagacaggtgtattcaatcgcttcatGTGCTAGCCAACATAGCTACCCAACATAATTATCATGAATAACAAGTGCAACCTATAACTATAACCTGCAATAGCTAGCATTATTGGAAACCCTATTATTGTATTGTTACCACCAAAACTACACCCAGTGCACAAATGTGGACTGTGTCCATTCCCCAGTGATTCTGGGAAAAAGAGCCCTTGGTCCAAGAAGGTCTGAAGAAGGTCAGATATTATGCCAAGTCATAATTTAAGcctttattttctcattctgtCATAACGCtctttaaataaagttttttcaTTGCAATACATCTTTGTTGGTTATGAGAACAGGGTTGACTGTGCTTAGTTTGCACTTGAAGTATCCGAGGAACAGCGGCCGGAAGGCACTGTCTCTCAGGCCATAAATGAGGGGACTCAAACATCGGGGAAGAATGATGAGGGAAACAAAGTTGAGGAATTGCAGGTGCAATAACAATGCATGGTCAGCCATAAGCAGCCTTATCATTCTGTCTAAGGTACCATACACAAAAGACAAGAGACACAGTCCCAGCTGAATCAGATGGAGCAGCACAGTTCTGTGAGCCTTTGTGGCTGACTTCTTGTCTGTGGAAACAGATTTTGCTGCTACCATAATACAAATGTAGGTATAGATGAGAATTAGTGATATAGTTGCAAAGTAAAGACCATTAAATATTTGGGACAATTTTACCTGCCACTTAGCAATGTACAGTATCCTTCGTCTGCAAATTGTATGTGTCATCAGAGAATTTGAATCCACCACAGTTTTGTACAATATGTCAATAATGAAGTTGATCGAACTAAGCAACCAGACTACAGCGATGGATAAATATGCCCTTTTTTTGGTGACAAACTCTGTGTGCTGTAAAGGAAAGCAAATGGCCACATAACGTTCCATTGACATAACTGCCAGGTTCAGGGGGGAGATTGAAAATGTGACAGAAGGTATCATTATGAGTAGGTTGCAGAGTGCACTGATCAGGTGTAGATTTCccacagaaaacaaatacagcacTGCCAAGCCCAGCAGATGGAAAGAATCACCGATGAGAATGTTAGAAAAGAGTATGTAGCGCGAGGATTCGCTGAAGGTCTGCTTGCTCCTCACAGTGAAGAACATGACACTGTTCACATAGATGAAGAAAAGGGAAGAACACATCACCAAAATAATTCTTGCTAGAGATACAGCATCATGTTTGAAATGGACAGCTTGCCCCTGTACACTTATAAAATCTTCATAGGATACATTGGTCTTCTCCATGGTTCACTTCacactgaaattaaatgaaaatctgcctgaatgttcacatcaataaatcaatcaatcaagttTTATTTTACCAAGAATTTAACAAAATTACTTAGTTTTActtataattttattattacttatgAAATTACTTAACACTATTGGTTATTGGACTCTCATCAGCCAGTTTTAAGAAAGAACACAAACGGATTGAAGCTACAGGGGCACTGTAGCCTTCTGCTGGCAAAGTTCACAAATCATACTGGACTTCCAACAGACACAGCTGCCCATGGCCTCTTAATCATATCCAAGTCAGCTCATTTGGTGAAATAAATGAGACCTAGGTTGAAAGTAACATAGCGAGATTAAATAAAGTGATTGCGCTTCAAGATATTATGCTCTACAGCCTTTACTAGTGGGCTACAACCCCGCACCCCAGCTCCAAGCTGCCGATTTGACATTTGAGCATTAAAGCAGCTGAAAAGTGTTCCCTTTTACGTGAATCGATGTGTTTCATTTTATAATGGTTTATATTAACGTGGTCGGctttttcaattttggtttaaaAGGGGAGTGCCCTGCATTCAATGACAATTAGAACGCTTTTTGTAATGgaattttgttaaaatgatatatttttactcttaaaaaaaaaaaagaaaagatttgggTCCCTGGGTGACACCTGAGAaacattatgaaataatttgttCCGCTATATGGTATATTGATTAATCATTGAATGAGCTGCAATGCAAGTAATATATAATGACATGCAATGAAAAGCTGGGTACATTTGAAATTAACATCATAACACAAAGAGAGAAGATAGAGAGTCTGAAGCAAGTTAGGCACTGATAAGAAATAGAACTGTAAATACCTTTTAATCTTGCTGCT contains:
- the LOC133132504 gene encoding odorant receptor 131-2-like — encoded protein: MTAVVVTEVIVILATALFFTFMNGIMFFILWSKPKFREDSRYILFAHMLINDSVHLMGTIVLYLFALAFLHMSKAVCSIMVLISVITYHNTPLNLAVISLERYVAIRFPLRHTEIATQRRTAIAIGLMWLISCVNILIEIFYTIALDPHFFTAPIFCTRQQMLIEEWQLVLSNWLTICFLVVVALIVLYIYISITLVAKSASTNKDSANKACKTVLLHMFQLGLCITSLLYTLFEALIVKTATALYVPLQSLNFFCLLVLPRCLSPLIYGLRDSAIRPLFLRYFRCNPTTLK
- the LOC133132505 gene encoding odorant receptor 131-2-like gives rise to the protein MEKTNVSYEDFISVQGQAVHFKHDAVSLARIILVMCSSLFFIYVNSVMFFTVRSKQTFSESSRYILFSNILIGDSFHLLGLAVLYLFSVGNLHLISALCNLLIMIPSVTFSISPLNLAVMSMERYVAICFPLQHTEFVTKKRAYLSIAVVWLLSSINFIIDILYKTVVDSNSLMTHTICRRRILYIAKWQVKLSQIFNGLYFATISLILIYTYICIMVAAKSVSTDKKSATKAHRTVLLHLIQLGLCLLSFVYGTLDRMIRLLMADHALLLHLQFLNFVSLIILPRCLSPLIYGLRDSAFRPLFLGYFKCKLSTVNPVLITNKDVLQ